In Glycine max cultivar Williams 82 chromosome 7, Glycine_max_v4.0, whole genome shotgun sequence, a single window of DNA contains:
- the LOC100791701 gene encoding putative respiratory burst oxidase homolog protein H isoform X2, translating into MSSQKGGKDESSTWILESIEIDPVVGRPKRDDEAPPNGSTVLKSPNDVAAVNNNNNNNNNNNNVRSRLGIRGSNGGRKMMRTESGAARGIKGLRFLDRTVTGRETDAWKSIEKRFTQNAVDGKLTKDKFGTCMGMGAESKDFAGELYEALARRRKVYAENGISLDEAKVFWEDMTNKDFESRLQVFFDMCDKNGDGKLSEDEVKEVIVLSASANKLGNLKMHADGYASLIMEELDPDHNGYIEIWQLETLLKEMVSSEEGTKKLDQCRAMTLSKAMIPSKYRTPVSKFLSKTTEFALDKWKKIWVFALWLAINLVLFIWKFKQYREKKAFQVMGYCLCFAKGAAETLKFNMALIVLTMCRRTLTKLRGSFLSRIIPFDDNINFHKTIAVAVVIGTFIHVMMHITCDFPRLISCPENKFFSIFGDGFNYEQPTYYTLVKSIPGLTGILMVLIMAFTFTLATHYFRKSVVKLPSPLHRLAGFNAFWYAHHLLIVVYILLIIHGYFLFLTKEWNKKTTWMYLVVPLALYAFERIHPFFRSKDHRVSIIKAIIYTGNVLALYMTKPQGFKYESGMYLFVKCPDISTFEWHPFSITSAPGDDYLSVHIRTLGDWTTELKNTFAQVCEPHNAQPRKGNLMRMETRAPNSTYNHPSKSRIRYPKILIKGPYGAPAQSYKNYDVLFLIGLGIGATPMISILKDMLNNMKSESPKEFIR; encoded by the exons ATGTCATCACAAAAAGGAGGCAAAGATGAATCATCAACGTGGATTCTTGAGAGCATTGAGATTGATCCCGTTGTGGGAAGGCCTAAAAGGGATGATGAAGCACCCCCTAATGGAAGCACGGTGCTTAAATCTCCCAATGATGTTGCTGCtgtgaacaacaacaacaacaacaacaacaacaacaacaatgtgaGGAGCAGACTTGGCATTCGGGGGAGTAATGGAGGGAGGAAAATGATGAGGACTGAATCAGGAGCAGCCAGAGGGATTAAGGGTTTACGTTTTCTTGATAGAACGGTCACAGGGAGGGAAACTGATGCATGGAAGTCCATTGAGAAGCGCTTTACTCAGAATGCAGTTGATGGAAAACTCACAAAAGACAAATTTGGAACCTGCATGG GCATGGGGGCAGAATCAAAGGATTTTGCTGGGGAGCTGTATGAGGCTTTGGCAAGGAGAAGGAAAGTCTATGCAGAAAATGGGATATCTTTGGATGAAGCTAAAGTATTCTGGGAGGACATGAccaacaaagattttgaatctAGGCTTCAAGTGTTCTTTGACAT GTGTGACAAGAATGGAGATGGTAAGCTATCAGAAGATGAGGTTAAGGAG GTTATAGTGTTGAGCGCCTCAGCAAATAAGCTAGGAAACCTCAAAATGCATGCTGATGGGTATGCATCTTTGATAATGGAAGAGCTTGACCCTGATCATAATGGATATATAGAG ATCTGGCAGCTAGAAACTCTGCTGAAGGAAATGGTTAGTTCTGAAGAAGGCACCAAAAAACTTGATCAATGTAGAGCCATGACTTTGAGTAAAGCTATGATACCGAGCAAGTATAGGACACCAGTGAGCAAATTTCTATCTAAAACCACAGAATTTGCTCTCgataaatggaaaaaaatatggGTTTTCGCGCTTTGGTTGGCCATAAACTTGGTGctttttatttggaaatttAAGCAATACAGGGAAAAGAAAGCCTTTCAAGTCATGGGTTACTGTCTCTGCTTTGCAAAGGGTGCTGCTGAGACTCTCAAGTTCAACATGGCTCTTATTGTCCTAACCATGTGCAGAAGAACACTTACAAAACTAAGAGGATCATTTCTAAGTCGAATCATACCTTTTGATGACAATATAAACTTTCACAAGACGATTGCGGTAGCTGTGGTTATAGGGACTTTTATTCATGTAATGATGCATATCACTTGTGATTTTCCAAGATTAATATCATGCCCAGAAAATAAGTTCTTTTCGATATTTGGGGATGGTTTTAACTATGAGCAGCCTACTTACTACACCCTAGTTAAAAGCATTCCTGGTTTAACTGGAATTCTTATGGTCTTGATTATGGCTTTTACCTTCACTCTAGCGACACATTATTTCAGAAAAAGTGTTGTCAAGTTGCCTTCCCCGTTGCATCGATTGGCTGGTTTCAATGCATTTTGGTATGCTCATCATTTGCTTATTGTGGTTTACATACTCCTGATCATACATGGCTACTTTCTATTTCTCACCAAGGAATGGAACAAGAAGACG ACTTGGATGTACCTTGTAGTTCCACTAGCACTCTATGCTTTTGAGAGAATTCACCCGTTTTTCAGGAGTAAAGATCACCGAGTAAGCATCATTAAG GCAATAATATATACAGGAAATGTTCTGGCACTATACATGACCAAACCCCAAGGATTCAAGTATGAAAGTGGAATGTATCTTTTTGTCAAGTGTCCAGATATATCTACTTTTGAATG GCATCCTTTCTCCATCACCTCTGCACCTGGAGATGACTACTTGAGTGTTCATATACGAACCTTGGGAGATTGGACTACAGAGCTTAAAAACACATTTGCACAG GTTTGTGAGCCTCACAATGCTCAACCAAGAAAGGGAAACCTTATGAGGATGGAAACTAGAGCACCAAATTCAACCTATAACCATCCTTCAAAATCAAG AATTAGATATCCAAAGATCCTCATCAAAGGACCCTACGGAGCCCCAGCACAAAGCTATAAGAACTATGATGTTCTCTTTCTCATAGGTCTCGGAATCGGTGCCACACCAATGATCAGTATTCTAAAAGATATGTTGAACAACATGAAGTCAGAAAGCCCTAAAGAG TTTATACGCTAA
- the LOC100791701 gene encoding putative respiratory burst oxidase homolog protein H isoform X1, which produces MSSQKGGKDESSTWILESIEIDPVVGRPKRDDEAPPNGSTVLKSPNDVAAVNNNNNNNNNNNNVRSRLGIRGSNGGRKMMRTESGAARGIKGLRFLDRTVTGRETDAWKSIEKRFTQNAVDGKLTKDKFGTCMGMGAESKDFAGELYEALARRRKVYAENGISLDEAKVFWEDMTNKDFESRLQVFFDMCDKNGDGKLSEDEVKEVIVLSASANKLGNLKMHADGYASLIMEELDPDHNGYIEIWQLETLLKEMVSSEEGTKKLDQCRAMTLSKAMIPSKYRTPVSKFLSKTTEFALDKWKKIWVFALWLAINLVLFIWKFKQYREKKAFQVMGYCLCFAKGAAETLKFNMALIVLTMCRRTLTKLRGSFLSRIIPFDDNINFHKTIAVAVVIGTFIHVMMHITCDFPRLISCPENKFFSIFGDGFNYEQPTYYTLVKSIPGLTGILMVLIMAFTFTLATHYFRKSVVKLPSPLHRLAGFNAFWYAHHLLIVVYILLIIHGYFLFLTKEWNKKTTWMYLVVPLALYAFERIHPFFRSKDHRVSIIKAIIYTGNVLALYMTKPQGFKYESGMYLFVKCPDISTFEWHPFSITSAPGDDYLSVHIRTLGDWTTELKNTFAQVCEPHNAQPRKGNLMRMETRAPNSTYNHPSKSRIRYPKILIKGPYGAPAQSYKNYDVLFLIGLGIGATPMISILKDMLNNMKSESPKEDSVPSSNSDDQIKKGPERAYFYWVTREQSSFEWFKGVMDDIADYDCDNIIEMHNYLTSVYEEGDARSALIAMIQRLQHAKNGVDVVSESRIRTHFARPNWKKVFTELANAHQSSRIGVFYCGSPTLTKTLKELCHEFSLKSSTRFQFHKENF; this is translated from the exons ATGTCATCACAAAAAGGAGGCAAAGATGAATCATCAACGTGGATTCTTGAGAGCATTGAGATTGATCCCGTTGTGGGAAGGCCTAAAAGGGATGATGAAGCACCCCCTAATGGAAGCACGGTGCTTAAATCTCCCAATGATGTTGCTGCtgtgaacaacaacaacaacaacaacaacaacaacaacaatgtgaGGAGCAGACTTGGCATTCGGGGGAGTAATGGAGGGAGGAAAATGATGAGGACTGAATCAGGAGCAGCCAGAGGGATTAAGGGTTTACGTTTTCTTGATAGAACGGTCACAGGGAGGGAAACTGATGCATGGAAGTCCATTGAGAAGCGCTTTACTCAGAATGCAGTTGATGGAAAACTCACAAAAGACAAATTTGGAACCTGCATGG GCATGGGGGCAGAATCAAAGGATTTTGCTGGGGAGCTGTATGAGGCTTTGGCAAGGAGAAGGAAAGTCTATGCAGAAAATGGGATATCTTTGGATGAAGCTAAAGTATTCTGGGAGGACATGAccaacaaagattttgaatctAGGCTTCAAGTGTTCTTTGACAT GTGTGACAAGAATGGAGATGGTAAGCTATCAGAAGATGAGGTTAAGGAG GTTATAGTGTTGAGCGCCTCAGCAAATAAGCTAGGAAACCTCAAAATGCATGCTGATGGGTATGCATCTTTGATAATGGAAGAGCTTGACCCTGATCATAATGGATATATAGAG ATCTGGCAGCTAGAAACTCTGCTGAAGGAAATGGTTAGTTCTGAAGAAGGCACCAAAAAACTTGATCAATGTAGAGCCATGACTTTGAGTAAAGCTATGATACCGAGCAAGTATAGGACACCAGTGAGCAAATTTCTATCTAAAACCACAGAATTTGCTCTCgataaatggaaaaaaatatggGTTTTCGCGCTTTGGTTGGCCATAAACTTGGTGctttttatttggaaatttAAGCAATACAGGGAAAAGAAAGCCTTTCAAGTCATGGGTTACTGTCTCTGCTTTGCAAAGGGTGCTGCTGAGACTCTCAAGTTCAACATGGCTCTTATTGTCCTAACCATGTGCAGAAGAACACTTACAAAACTAAGAGGATCATTTCTAAGTCGAATCATACCTTTTGATGACAATATAAACTTTCACAAGACGATTGCGGTAGCTGTGGTTATAGGGACTTTTATTCATGTAATGATGCATATCACTTGTGATTTTCCAAGATTAATATCATGCCCAGAAAATAAGTTCTTTTCGATATTTGGGGATGGTTTTAACTATGAGCAGCCTACTTACTACACCCTAGTTAAAAGCATTCCTGGTTTAACTGGAATTCTTATGGTCTTGATTATGGCTTTTACCTTCACTCTAGCGACACATTATTTCAGAAAAAGTGTTGTCAAGTTGCCTTCCCCGTTGCATCGATTGGCTGGTTTCAATGCATTTTGGTATGCTCATCATTTGCTTATTGTGGTTTACATACTCCTGATCATACATGGCTACTTTCTATTTCTCACCAAGGAATGGAACAAGAAGACG ACTTGGATGTACCTTGTAGTTCCACTAGCACTCTATGCTTTTGAGAGAATTCACCCGTTTTTCAGGAGTAAAGATCACCGAGTAAGCATCATTAAG GCAATAATATATACAGGAAATGTTCTGGCACTATACATGACCAAACCCCAAGGATTCAAGTATGAAAGTGGAATGTATCTTTTTGTCAAGTGTCCAGATATATCTACTTTTGAATG GCATCCTTTCTCCATCACCTCTGCACCTGGAGATGACTACTTGAGTGTTCATATACGAACCTTGGGAGATTGGACTACAGAGCTTAAAAACACATTTGCACAG GTTTGTGAGCCTCACAATGCTCAACCAAGAAAGGGAAACCTTATGAGGATGGAAACTAGAGCACCAAATTCAACCTATAACCATCCTTCAAAATCAAG AATTAGATATCCAAAGATCCTCATCAAAGGACCCTACGGAGCCCCAGCACAAAGCTATAAGAACTATGATGTTCTCTTTCTCATAGGTCTCGGAATCGGTGCCACACCAATGATCAGTATTCTAAAAGATATGTTGAACAACATGAAGTCAGAAAGCCCTAAAGAG GACTCAGTCCCTAGCAGTAACTCAGATGATCAAATTAAGAAAGGTCCTGAAAGAGCATATTTCTATTGGGTAACAAGAGAGCAGTCATCATTTGAATGGTTTAAAGGTGTCAtggatgatattgcagattatGACTGCGAT AATATCATAGAAATGCACAACTATTTGACAAGTGTCTACGAGGAAGGTGATGCAAGGTCCGCGCTTATTGCCATGATTCAGAGGCTGCAACATGCTAAAAATGGAGTTGATGTTGTTTCAGAAAGCCGG ATTCGAACACATTTTGCTAGACCAAACTGGAAAAAAGTCTTCACTGAATTAGCAAACGCGCATCAAAGCTCTCGGATAG GTGTATTCTACTGTGGAAGTCCTACTCTTACAAAAACACTGAAGGAACTTTGTCACGAGTTCAGCCTAAAGTCATCTACCCGTTTTCAGTTTCACAAGGAGAACTTCTAA